DNA from Arthrobacter sp. SLBN-112:
CGTCGGCCTGATCCTCGGTTTCATCATGCGCAAGGCAGGCTACGGCGTCGATGGCAGCAAGCTGAAGAACTCCGGCCACTGATGGCGACTGTTCTCGACGACATCAACGCCGGTGTCAGGGAGGATATGGCGGCCAGGAAGCAGCTCGTTTCGCTGGCTGAGCTGAAGGACCGGGCCCAGGCCGCGGCACCTGCCCGTGACGCCTGGGCAGCCCTCGGCGGAACCTCCCCAACCCGGGAACAGCTGAAAGTCATTGCCGAAATCAAACGCCGCAGCCCCTCCAAGGGCGATCTCGCCAGCATCGGGGATCCGGCGTCGCTGGCCAGGCAGTACGCCGACGGCGGTGCCTCCGTCATCAGCGTCCTCACTGAACAGCGCCGCTTCAACGGCTCCCTGGCCGACCTCGACGCCGTGCGCGCCGCCGTCGACATCCCGCTGCTGCGGAAGGACTTCACGCTCGACGAGTACCAGATCTGGGAGGCCCGTGCCCACGGCGCCGACCTCATCCTGCTGATCGTGGCCGCCCTTTCGGACGCCCAGCTCGCCGAATTCAGCGCCCTCAGCCGGAACCTCGGCATGAACGTGCTCGTCGAGACGCACACGGAAGAGGAAATTGAGCGTGCCGTCGCGGCCAACGCGCGCATCATCGGCGTCAACGTGCGCAACCTTAAAACGCTCGACGTCGACCGTTCCGTCTTTGCCTCACTGGCAGGGCTGATTCCGGCCGAGGCCGTCGTGGTTGCCGAATCCGGCGTCCGCGACGCCGGCGACGTCACGCACTACGCCGCCAGCGGTGCCAACGCCATACTCGTGGGTGAGGCACTGGTAAGCCATGCCACGCCCCGGGAACGCATCGCCGAGTTCACCGCCGCCGGCGCCGCGGCCATTGCCGCCCGCGGCTGAAGCACGTACCACCCGGCTTCCTGCGGGGCCTGCAGCATGCAGGCCCCGCAGCACAGGCATCCCGTTCCGGCCATGCCGGAACGGCAAACTTTTGACCAACCACCACCGAACAGGACAGGACTGATGGCTGACGCACCCTCAGGAAACGCTGACAACAACACCGCGGAAGCATTCCTGCAGGGCGGATCCCTCCGCCACGCCCCGGGGCCGTACTTCGGCAACTACGGCGGGCGATGGATGCCCGAGTCCCTCATCGCCGCCCTGGACGAACTTGAAGAGACCTTCAACAAGGCCAAGGACGATCCCGAATTCCGGGCGCAGATCGCGGACCTGAACAAGAACTACTCCGGCCGGCCCTCGCTGCTGACCGAAGCCAAGCGGTTCTCCCAGCACGCCGGCGGGGTCCGCATCTTCCTCAAGCGTGAAGACCTCAACCACACGGGCTCGCACAAGATCAACAACGTCCTGGGCCAGGCCCTGCTTGCCAAGCGGATGGGCAAGACCCGCGTCATCGCCGAGACCGGCGCCGGCCAGCATGGCGTGGCCAGCGCCACCGCCGCTGCCCTCATGGGGCTCGAATGCGTCGTCTACATGGGCGCCGAGGACTGCCGCCGCCAGGCGCTGAACGTGGCCCGGATGGAACTCCTGGGTGCCAAGGTCATTCCCGTAACCAGCGGATCCCAAACCCTCAAGGACGCCATCAACGATGCCCTCCGGGACTGGGTGGCCAACGTTGACAACACGCACTACCTCCTGGGTACCGCCGCGGGCGCCCACCCGTTCCCCGCCATGGTCCGCTACTTCCACGAGGTCATCGGGGAAGAAGCCCGCGCCCAGATCCTGGAGCAGGAGGGCCGGCTCCCGGACGCCGTCTGCGCCTGCATCGGCGGCGGCTCCAACGCCATCGGGATCTTCCACGGGTTCCTGGACGATCCCTCCGTGAAGATCTATGGCTTCGAGGCCGGTGGCGACGGTGTGGAGACCGGCCGGCACGCTGCCACCATCACGCTTGGCAAGCCCGGCGTCCTCCACGGCGCACGCTCCTACCTGATGCAGGACGACGACGGACAGACCATCGAGTCGCACTCCATTTCCGCCGGCCTGGACTACCCTGGTGTCGGCCCGGAGCACTCCTACCTGTCCGACATCGGACGGGTCAGCTACGAGCCCATCACGGACAGCGAAGCCATGGAAGCCTTCCGCCTCCTGTGCCGCACCGAAGGCATCATTCCCGCCATCGAGTCCTCGCACGCATTGGCCGGGGCCATGAAGGTGGGCCAGCGGCTTGCCGCCGAAGACCCGGACTCCGCAGCTGAAAAGATCGTCATCGTCAACCTGTCAGGACGCGGTGACAAGGACGTGGCCACTGCCGCCGAATGGTTTGACCTGTTGGACAAGAATTCCGCCGAATCCGAGATCGGCAAAGAGGGGGAGCAGCTGTGAGCAGCGCAGAGATGACCGGCGCAGGGACAACCAGCAAGTCGGCAGCAGCCATTGACAGGGCACGGTCCCAGGGACGCTCCGCCCTCATCGGTTACCTCCCTGCCGGCTACCCCAGCGTGGAGGACACCATCGCCGCAGGCATTGCCCTGGCGGAGAACGGTGCGGACCTGAT
Protein-coding regions in this window:
- the trpC gene encoding indole-3-glycerol phosphate synthase TrpC, giving the protein MATVLDDINAGVREDMAARKQLVSLAELKDRAQAAAPARDAWAALGGTSPTREQLKVIAEIKRRSPSKGDLASIGDPASLARQYADGGASVISVLTEQRRFNGSLADLDAVRAAVDIPLLRKDFTLDEYQIWEARAHGADLILLIVAALSDAQLAEFSALSRNLGMNVLVETHTEEEIERAVAANARIIGVNVRNLKTLDVDRSVFASLAGLIPAEAVVVAESGVRDAGDVTHYAASGANAILVGEALVSHATPRERIAEFTAAGAAAIAARG
- the trpB gene encoding tryptophan synthase subunit beta is translated as MADAPSGNADNNTAEAFLQGGSLRHAPGPYFGNYGGRWMPESLIAALDELEETFNKAKDDPEFRAQIADLNKNYSGRPSLLTEAKRFSQHAGGVRIFLKREDLNHTGSHKINNVLGQALLAKRMGKTRVIAETGAGQHGVASATAAALMGLECVVYMGAEDCRRQALNVARMELLGAKVIPVTSGSQTLKDAINDALRDWVANVDNTHYLLGTAAGAHPFPAMVRYFHEVIGEEARAQILEQEGRLPDAVCACIGGGSNAIGIFHGFLDDPSVKIYGFEAGGDGVETGRHAATITLGKPGVLHGARSYLMQDDDGQTIESHSISAGLDYPGVGPEHSYLSDIGRVSYEPITDSEAMEAFRLLCRTEGIIPAIESSHALAGAMKVGQRLAAEDPDSAAEKIVIVNLSGRGDKDVATAAEWFDLLDKNSAESEIGKEGEQL